A window of the Vibrio ostreae genome harbors these coding sequences:
- a CDS encoding type IV pilus secretin PilQ has product MRCPAAVSRFAWVRLLVVNLLRLLILVLAVSGPLTGLASEQATRSASNTITAKPGESARISLNFQAIALRSVLQLLADYQGVNLVVSDSVQGELTLRLEDVTWQQALNLILRHSGLEMQRVDGVMLIAPQDEFARQAQHHREQAQLLAPLHSQVVTVHYARAQDMAAIIATDGNFGLLSERGSLSVDERTNALLVRDLAPNVADIARMVKALDVPVKQVQIEARIVSINEGDLDELGVRWGFHSSPAHGRIGASLEENLFAGAGLADESGDLALEDRLNVNLAATSLNASTIAFQVARLGSDTLLDLELSALQRESKAEIISSPRLITTNQQPAFIEQGTEIPYLESSSSGATSVAFKKAVLSLKVTPQITPDNRLVLDLNVTQDRPGEVVQTGTGEAVAINTQRIGTQVLVNDGETVVLGGIFQHSVTHTVDKVPLLGDLPWLGALFRRSYQQSGKGELLIFVTPKVVIQ; this is encoded by the coding sequence ATGCGATGTCCCGCAGCGGTCAGTCGCTTTGCCTGGGTGAGATTGCTGGTGGTGAATCTGCTGCGCCTGCTGATCCTGGTGCTGGCTGTGAGCGGTCCGCTGACCGGGCTGGCGAGCGAGCAGGCGACCAGATCCGCGTCGAATACCATCACAGCTAAGCCCGGTGAAAGCGCCCGGATTTCACTTAATTTTCAGGCGATAGCGCTGCGCAGTGTGTTGCAGTTACTGGCGGATTATCAGGGGGTCAATCTGGTGGTGTCGGATAGTGTGCAGGGTGAGCTGACGCTGCGCCTGGAGGATGTCACCTGGCAGCAGGCTCTGAATCTTATCCTGCGACACAGCGGGCTGGAGATGCAACGGGTGGATGGTGTGATGCTGATTGCGCCGCAGGATGAGTTTGCCCGTCAGGCCCAGCACCACAGGGAGCAGGCGCAGCTCCTGGCACCGCTGCATAGCCAGGTGGTCACGGTGCATTATGCCAGAGCGCAGGACATGGCGGCGATCATTGCGACGGACGGTAATTTTGGCCTGCTGTCTGAGCGCGGTTCGCTTAGCGTTGATGAACGCACCAATGCGCTGCTGGTGCGCGATCTGGCACCGAACGTTGCGGATATCGCGAGAATGGTCAAAGCGCTCGATGTGCCGGTCAAGCAGGTGCAGATTGAGGCGCGCATTGTCAGCATCAATGAAGGTGATTTGGATGAGCTGGGGGTACGCTGGGGATTTCATTCTTCCCCCGCGCATGGCCGGATAGGGGCCTCTCTGGAGGAGAATCTGTTTGCCGGCGCAGGCCTGGCGGATGAGTCGGGCGATCTGGCACTGGAAGACCGTCTCAACGTCAATCTGGCGGCCACCTCACTGAATGCGTCCACGATTGCGTTTCAGGTGGCGCGCCTTGGCTCTGACACCTTGCTTGATCTTGAACTGTCGGCTTTGCAGCGTGAGTCGAAAGCGGAAATTATCTCCAGTCCGCGTCTTATCACCACTAATCAACAGCCGGCTTTTATTGAGCAGGGCACAGAAATTCCGTATCTGGAGTCGTCGTCGAGCGGGGCGACCAGCGTGGCGTTTAAAAAGGCGGTGCTGAGCCTCAAGGTGACCCCGCAGATTACGCCGGATAATCGACTGGTGCTGGATTTGAATGTCACTCAGGACCGGCCGGGGGAAGTGGTGCAGACCGGAACTGGTGAAGCGGTTGCCATTAACACTCAGCGTATCGGTACCCAGGTGCTGGTTAATGACGGTGAAACCGTGGTGCTGGGCGGTATTTTCCAGCACAGTGTCACCCATACGGTGGATAAGGTGCCGCTGCTGGGGGACTTGCCGTGGCTGGGGGCATTGTTCCGGCGCAGTTACCAGCAAAGTGGTAAAGGTGAGCTGCTGATCTTCGTCACGCCGAAAGTTGTGATTCAGTAA
- the aroK gene encoding shikimate kinase AroK — protein sequence MAEKRNIFLVGPMGAGKSTIGRHLAQQLHMEFVDSDTVIEERTGADIAWVFDVEGEEGFRKREEAVINDLTEQQGIVLATGGGSVKSKENRNRLSARGIVVYLETTIEKQLARTNRDKKRPLLQTDNPREVLEGLAGDRNPLYEEIADITVRTDDQSAKVVANQIVKMLEEH from the coding sequence ATGGCTGAAAAACGCAATATTTTCCTTGTTGGCCCAATGGGCGCTGGCAAAAGCACAATTGGTAGACACCTGGCTCAGCAACTGCATATGGAGTTTGTTGACTCTGATACTGTGATTGAAGAGCGCACTGGCGCAGATATCGCATGGGTATTTGATGTCGAAGGTGAAGAGGGCTTCCGTAAACGCGAAGAAGCTGTGATTAATGATCTCACTGAGCAGCAAGGTATTGTTCTTGCCACCGGTGGTGGTTCTGTGAAAAGCAAAGAGAACCGCAACCGTCTATCTGCACGTGGCATCGTTGTTTACCTGGAAACCACCATCGAGAAGCAACTGGCGCGTACCAATCGCGACAAAAAACGTCCGTTGCTGCAGACTGACAACCCTCGCGAAGTCCTGGAAGGCCTGGCGGGTGATCGTAACCCACTGTATGAAGAGATCGCAGATATTACTGTACGCACTGATGATCAAAGTGCAAAAGTGGTAGCCAACCAGATCGTAAAAATGCTAGAAGAACATTAA
- the aroB gene encoding 3-dehydroquinate synthase yields the protein MERITVSLDERSYPISIGAGLFNDPALLCLSAKQKVLIITNHTVAPLYADKLTVMLDSLGCQSAVLELPDGEQYKTLDTFNTIMSYLLEHNYSRDVVIVALGGGVIGDLVGFASACYQRGVDFIQVPTTLLSQVDSSVGGKTAVNHPLGKNMIGAFYQPKAVLIDTQCLSTLPEREFAAGMAEVIKYGIIYDQDFFVWLEQNMSALYALDEEALTYAIARCCQIKAEVVAQDEKEAGIRALLNLGHTFGHAIEAELGYGNWLHGEAVAAGTVMAAKTAQLQGLISEPELERIKAILLQAKLPIHTPDSMSFDDFIKHMMRDKKVLAGELRLVLPTGIGTSEVVKGVPQAIIQQAIDYCRTV from the coding sequence ATGGAACGGATTACGGTCAGCTTAGATGAACGTAGCTACCCTATCTCTATTGGCGCCGGATTGTTCAATGATCCGGCTCTTCTTTGTCTGTCGGCAAAGCAAAAAGTCCTGATTATCACTAACCATACCGTGGCCCCACTGTATGCGGATAAACTGACAGTGATGCTGGATAGCCTCGGTTGTCAGTCGGCAGTGCTTGAACTACCGGATGGCGAGCAATACAAAACTCTCGACACCTTTAATACCATCATGAGTTATCTGCTTGAGCACAACTACAGCCGCGATGTGGTGATTGTCGCGCTCGGTGGCGGCGTGATTGGTGATTTGGTTGGATTTGCCTCGGCGTGTTATCAACGCGGAGTCGACTTCATCCAGGTGCCGACCACACTGTTATCGCAGGTCGATTCATCGGTCGGCGGTAAGACCGCGGTTAACCATCCGCTGGGCAAAAACATGATCGGTGCTTTCTATCAACCGAAAGCGGTGCTGATTGATACCCAGTGTCTGTCAACGTTGCCGGAGCGTGAGTTTGCGGCCGGGATGGCAGAGGTGATCAAATACGGCATCATTTATGATCAGGATTTCTTTGTCTGGCTGGAGCAGAACATGTCTGCGCTCTACGCTCTGGATGAAGAGGCGCTGACCTACGCTATTGCGCGCTGTTGCCAGATTAAAGCTGAAGTTGTGGCGCAGGATGAGAAAGAAGCGGGTATCCGTGCTCTGCTCAACCTCGGACACACGTTCGGTCACGCGATTGAGGCTGAGCTCGGCTACGGTAACTGGCTGCACGGTGAAGCGGTCGCTGCAGGCACTGTGATGGCGGCCAAAACCGCTCAGTTACAGGGGCTGATTAGCGAGCCGGAACTGGAGCGCATCAAAGCTATTCTGCTGCAGGCCAAACTGCCTATCCATACTCCGGACAGCATGTCGTTCGATGATTTCATCAAGCACATGATGCGGGATAAAAAAGTATTGGCAGGTGAGCTACGCTTAGTATTACCGACTGGTATTGGTACCTCTGAAGTAGTGAAAGGCGTACCGCAAGCCATCATTCAACAGGCGATCGATTACTGCCGCACGGTATAA
- a CDS encoding SPOR domain-containing protein translates to MSLAHELTLDSQVELLERLQLLTRYSSNFVNVAGSKGAGKSWLAQRFLEHWAEDKNQSLLMCHPNQDDEQRRTTILNQLVSDPLFNPKDSLSDSFSALFADSSCDVVIVVDDAHLLSDVLLSELWMWLLEAQSHPLWRVNVVLFSLPSRLDTLLTRLSYGQELKPVDLEIESLSQPEADRLFEQRVMRYVDDDRERQVRQAFKKVKRLPGDIMALAEQKMEKRIVIRSIIGSPLNIALLVILLLLLIGGGYWWMWSQPSADETAQQLTQGIEQTAIPTLESNEQVRMDDVAAEAADNRTRADDDSSALPPAVIESSEGVGKADGDQQRVVITSDVVDALLDDKAAVPAQSQSQPQASADAAPQNSAAAAESETNDQAAGAENSAAEAGQSDRPVRFSFGRDELNAMSPRSYTLQLAAVNSLPEVQRFIDQYQLQGEVNVYPTVRNDTEWYIITYRNYATIQLARDAVETLPQPLQSLGPWAKSLSQVQREIARGQ, encoded by the coding sequence ATGAGTTTGGCACATGAGTTGACACTGGATTCTCAGGTGGAGTTGCTGGAACGCTTGCAGCTCCTGACCCGGTATAGTTCCAATTTTGTCAATGTCGCCGGAAGCAAAGGCGCCGGAAAATCCTGGCTTGCCCAACGTTTTCTGGAGCACTGGGCTGAGGATAAAAATCAGTCTTTGCTGATGTGCCATCCTAATCAGGATGACGAGCAGCGCCGTACCACCATTCTCAATCAGCTGGTTTCTGACCCGCTGTTTAACCCCAAAGATTCCCTCAGCGATAGCTTCTCTGCTCTGTTTGCCGACAGCAGCTGTGATGTTGTGATTGTGGTCGACGATGCCCACTTGTTGTCAGACGTCCTGCTGTCAGAGCTATGGATGTGGCTGCTTGAAGCGCAAAGCCATCCGTTATGGCGTGTTAATGTGGTGCTGTTTTCACTGCCAAGTCGTCTGGATACCTTACTGACCCGGCTCAGCTATGGTCAGGAGTTAAAACCGGTCGATCTGGAAATTGAGTCGCTTTCACAACCTGAGGCGGACAGACTGTTTGAACAGCGTGTTATGCGTTATGTTGATGATGACAGGGAACGCCAGGTTCGTCAGGCGTTTAAAAAGGTCAAGCGGTTACCGGGAGACATTATGGCGCTCGCAGAGCAGAAGATGGAAAAACGCATCGTGATTCGTTCAATCATAGGTTCACCTCTCAATATCGCCTTGCTGGTGATTTTACTGCTGTTGTTGATCGGTGGTGGTTACTGGTGGATGTGGTCGCAGCCGTCCGCAGATGAGACTGCGCAGCAACTAACACAAGGGATTGAACAGACGGCAATTCCAACCCTGGAATCAAATGAGCAGGTGCGGATGGACGATGTGGCCGCCGAGGCTGCCGATAACCGAACCCGGGCCGATGATGATTCATCAGCCCTGCCGCCGGCGGTGATCGAATCGAGCGAAGGGGTGGGCAAGGCTGATGGTGATCAGCAGCGCGTCGTGATTACGTCTGATGTGGTCGATGCGCTGCTGGATGACAAAGCGGCAGTGCCAGCCCAATCTCAGTCTCAACCGCAAGCCAGCGCCGACGCGGCACCGCAAAACAGCGCTGCAGCGGCTGAAAGCGAAACGAACGACCAGGCTGCTGGCGCTGAAAATAGTGCCGCCGAGGCCGGTCAGAGCGATAGGCCGGTGCGTTTTTCATTCGGGCGGGACGAGCTTAATGCCATGTCGCCACGCAGCTACACCTTGCAACTGGCTGCGGTGAACTCATTGCCGGAAGTGCAGCGTTTTATCGACCAGTATCAATTACAGGGCGAGGTGAATGTGTATCCGACGGTGCGTAATGACACCGAATGGTACATTATCACGTACCGCAACTATGCGACGATTCAGCTGGCGCGTGATGCGGTTGAGACTCTGCCGCAGCCGCTGCAGTCACTCGGCCCGTGGGCTAAGTCACTCAGCCAGGTACAACGCGAGATTGCCCGCGGTCAGTAA
- a CDS encoding Dam family site-specific DNA-(adenine-N6)-methyltransferase, whose translation MKKQRAFLKWAGGKFSLVEDIQRHLPPAEQLVEPFVGAGSIFLNTEFERYLLADINPDLINLYNLLKQSPQQYIDEARRWFVADNNRKDAYLSIRAEFNQSDDVMYRSLAFLYMNRFGFNGLCRYNKKGGFNVPFGSYKKPYFPHAELEFFAEKAQRATFVCTSYVDTFARADENSVVYCDPPYAPLSNTANFTSYAGNGFSLDDQAALADVAEKTASERGIPVLISNHDTILTRRLYHGAQLNVVKVKRTISRNGAGRNKVDELLALFNPRALSAARD comes from the coding sequence ATGAAGAAGCAGCGTGCCTTTCTGAAATGGGCTGGAGGAAAATTTAGCCTGGTTGAAGACATTCAACGTCACCTGCCGCCAGCGGAGCAGCTGGTTGAACCGTTTGTCGGTGCAGGATCTATTTTTCTCAATACCGAGTTTGAACGCTACCTGCTGGCGGACATTAATCCGGATCTGATCAACCTGTACAACCTGCTCAAGCAGAGTCCACAGCAATATATCGATGAAGCACGGCGCTGGTTCGTGGCCGATAACAATCGCAAAGATGCGTATTTGTCTATCCGGGCCGAATTCAATCAGAGCGATGATGTGATGTACCGTTCGCTGGCGTTTCTGTACATGAACCGTTTCGGTTTTAACGGCTTGTGCCGTTACAACAAGAAAGGTGGCTTTAACGTGCCGTTCGGTTCGTACAAAAAACCGTATTTTCCGCACGCCGAGCTGGAATTTTTTGCCGAGAAAGCCCAGCGAGCGACCTTTGTCTGTACCAGCTATGTCGACACCTTTGCCCGCGCGGATGAGAACAGTGTGGTCTATTGTGATCCGCCGTACGCACCGCTCTCCAACACCGCCAACTTTACCTCCTATGCCGGTAACGGCTTCTCTCTTGATGATCAGGCGGCGCTGGCTGACGTGGCGGAAAAAACCGCTTCTGAACGCGGTATCCCGGTGCTGATTTCCAACCACGATACCATCCTGACCCGCCGGCTGTATCACGGCGCGCAGCTCAATGTGGTGAAGGTCAAACGTACCATTAGCCGCAACGGAGCCGGGCGTAATAAAGTCGATGAGCTGCTGGCGCTGTTTAATCCGCGTGCGCTGAGTGCCGCCCGCGACTGA
- the rpe gene encoding ribulose-phosphate 3-epimerase produces the protein MKDFLIAPSILSADFARLGEDVERVLAAGADVVHFDVMDNHYVPNLTFGAPICKALRDYGITAPIDVHLMVKPVDRIIPDFAKAGASMITFHVEASEHVDRTLQLIKEHGCKAGVVLNPATSLSHLDYLMDKVDMILLMSVNPGFGGQSFIAHTLDKLRAVRKLIDASGRDIRLEIDGGVKVDNIREIAAAGADMFVAGSAIFGQPDYQAVIAEMRAELARVE, from the coding sequence ATGAAAGATTTTCTCATTGCGCCATCCATTCTCTCCGCTGATTTTGCCCGTCTCGGAGAAGACGTCGAACGTGTACTTGCGGCCGGTGCCGACGTCGTTCACTTCGATGTGATGGACAATCACTACGTACCTAACCTGACGTTCGGTGCGCCAATCTGTAAAGCGCTGCGCGACTACGGCATCACCGCTCCGATTGATGTGCATCTGATGGTTAAGCCGGTCGATCGCATCATTCCCGATTTTGCCAAAGCCGGTGCGTCGATGATCACTTTCCATGTTGAAGCGTCTGAACACGTTGACCGTACCCTGCAACTGATTAAAGAGCATGGCTGTAAAGCCGGTGTCGTGCTTAACCCGGCCACCTCTCTCAGCCATCTGGATTACCTCATGGACAAAGTGGACATGATTCTGCTGATGTCAGTGAATCCGGGTTTTGGCGGTCAGTCCTTCATTGCGCATACCCTGGATAAACTGCGTGCAGTACGCAAGCTTATCGATGCCAGCGGGCGCGATATCCGGCTTGAAATCGACGGCGGAGTCAAAGTGGACAACATTCGCGAAATCGCCGCCGCCGGTGCCGATATGTTCGTCGCCGGTTCGGCGATTTTTGGCCAGCCGGATTATCAGGCAGTGATTGCCGAAATGCGCGCTGAACTGGCCCGGGTTGAATAA
- a CDS encoding phosphoglycolate phosphatase, translated as MNQIKLIAFDLDGTLLDSVPDLAVAADQAVRALGYPGVSELQVRDYVGNGADVLIGRALSQSLTIDPELSAATRNQARALFDDFYEQTGHKLSHLYANVKQTLSELHDAGFTLAVVTNKPSKFVPHILEQHGIDGFFSDVIGGDTFPHKKPDPMALNWLLEKHQLSAAQMLMVGDSKNDILAAKNAGCASFGLTYGYNHGEPIANAGPDVVADNIAELLELLAVCA; from the coding sequence TTGAACCAGATTAAACTGATTGCTTTTGATCTCGACGGTACTTTGCTCGACAGTGTGCCGGATCTTGCGGTTGCGGCTGACCAGGCCGTGCGTGCTTTGGGTTACCCTGGCGTGTCTGAACTGCAGGTGCGCGATTACGTCGGTAATGGCGCCGATGTGCTGATTGGCCGCGCGCTGAGCCAGAGCCTGACTATAGATCCAGAGCTGAGCGCCGCAACCCGCAACCAGGCGCGCGCTCTGTTTGACGACTTCTATGAGCAGACCGGCCACAAGCTGAGCCATCTGTACGCGAATGTCAAACAGACGCTGAGCGAGCTGCATGATGCCGGTTTCACCCTGGCAGTGGTGACCAATAAACCGTCTAAGTTTGTGCCGCATATCCTCGAGCAACATGGCATCGACGGCTTTTTCAGCGATGTGATCGGTGGTGATACCTTCCCGCATAAAAAACCGGATCCGATGGCACTCAACTGGCTGCTGGAAAAACATCAGCTCAGTGCAGCGCAGATGCTGATGGTCGGCGATTCCAAAAATGACATTCTGGCGGCTAAAAATGCCGGCTGCGCGTCGTTTGGTCTGACTTATGGCTACAACCATGGTGAGCCGATTGCCAATGCTGGTCCGGATGTGGTCGCGGATAACATTGCCGAACTGCTGGAACTCCTGGCGGTTTGCGCCTAA
- the trpS gene encoding tryptophan--tRNA ligase — protein MSKPIVLSGVQPSGELSIGNYLGALRQWQQMQDDYDCQYCVVDLHAITVRQDPKALHEATLDALAICLAVGVDPQKSTLFVQSHVPEHAQLGWVLNCYTQMGELNRMTQFKDKSARYANDVNVGLYDYPVLMAADILLYGAHQVPVGSDQKQHLELARDIATRFNNIYSPDAPIFTVPEPYIPEVNARVMSLQDATKKMSKSDDNRKNVITLLEEPKSIIKKINKAQTDTDTPPRIAYDAQNKAGIANLMGLYAAATGKTFAEIEAEYAGVEMYGPFKKDVGEALVAMLEPVQAEYHRVRADRAFLDSVMRDGAEKASARAYETLKQVYQAVGFVARP, from the coding sequence ATGAGCAAACCCATCGTATTGAGTGGTGTTCAACCGTCAGGTGAACTTAGTATCGGTAACTACCTGGGTGCTCTACGTCAGTGGCAACAAATGCAGGACGATTATGATTGTCAGTACTGTGTGGTGGATCTGCACGCGATTACGGTTCGTCAGGATCCTAAAGCGCTGCATGAAGCGACCCTGGACGCGCTGGCAATTTGTCTGGCGGTTGGCGTTGATCCGCAAAAGAGCACGCTGTTTGTCCAGTCACATGTACCGGAGCATGCTCAATTGGGTTGGGTGCTGAACTGTTACACGCAAATGGGTGAACTGAACCGCATGACTCAGTTCAAAGATAAGTCAGCCCGTTACGCCAATGATGTTAACGTGGGTCTGTACGATTACCCGGTTTTGATGGCGGCCGATATTCTGCTGTACGGTGCCCACCAGGTACCGGTTGGCAGCGACCAGAAACAGCATCTGGAACTGGCGCGTGATATCGCGACTCGTTTCAATAACATCTACAGCCCGGATGCGCCAATCTTCACCGTACCAGAGCCGTATATTCCGGAAGTGAATGCGCGCGTAATGAGTCTGCAGGATGCGACTAAGAAGATGTCGAAATCCGACGACAACCGTAAGAACGTGATCACCCTGCTGGAAGAGCCGAAGTCGATCATCAAGAAGATTAACAAAGCGCAAACGGATACCGATACACCGCCACGCATTGCTTATGATGCGCAGAATAAAGCGGGCATTGCGAACCTGATGGGCCTGTATGCAGCAGCGACCGGTAAGACATTTGCCGAGATCGAAGCCGAGTACGCCGGGGTGGAAATGTACGGCCCGTTTAAGAAAGATGTCGGCGAAGCGCTGGTGGCCATGCTGGAACCTGTGCAAGCAGAGTACCACCGTGTGCGTGCGGACCGCGCATTCCTGGACAGTGTGATGCGAGATGGTGCCGAGAAAGCCTCTGCCCGTGCTTACGAAACCCTGAAACAGGTTTACCAAGCGGTCGGCTTTGTTGCTCGTCCGTAA
- a CDS encoding aminodeoxychorismate/anthranilate synthase component II, with protein MLLIIDNYDSFTYNLYQYFCELGAKVEVVRNDEISLEQIEAMAPSHLVISPGPCTPNEAGISLAAIAHFAGKLPMLGVCLGHQAIAQVFGGEVVRARQVMHGKTSPIRHTGRSVFAGLNNPLTVTRYHSLVVKNGTLPDCFELTAWTELADGSVDEIMGYQHKTLPIDAVQFHPESIKTEQGHELLANFLKR; from the coding sequence ATGCTTCTGATTATCGATAACTATGATTCGTTCACCTATAACTTGTACCAGTACTTTTGCGAACTGGGCGCAAAGGTTGAGGTGGTGCGTAACGATGAGATCTCGCTCGAACAGATTGAAGCAATGGCGCCAAGCCATCTGGTGATTTCGCCCGGGCCGTGTACGCCCAATGAAGCCGGTATTTCACTGGCGGCGATTGCGCATTTTGCCGGCAAGCTGCCGATGCTTGGCGTGTGTCTGGGCCATCAGGCGATTGCACAGGTATTTGGTGGTGAAGTGGTGCGTGCCCGTCAGGTGATGCATGGTAAAACCTCACCGATCCGACATACCGGACGCAGTGTATTCGCTGGTCTGAACAATCCGCTCACTGTGACCCGCTATCACTCGCTGGTGGTCAAAAACGGTACTTTGCCGGATTGTTTTGAGCTGACCGCCTGGACTGAACTGGCCGATGGCAGCGTGGATGAGATCATGGGCTATCAGCACAAAACCCTGCCGATTGACGCGGTGCAGTTTCACCCGGAATCGATTAAAACCGAACAAGGCCACGAGTTGCTGGCGAATTTCCTCAAGCGCTGA
- a CDS encoding aspartate aminotransferase family protein has protein sequence MTVENKVDRGLFDEVMVPCYNPMEFIPVKGEGSRVWDQQGKEYIDFAGGIAVSCLGHCHPAMVKALTEQGNKIWHLSNVMTNEPALRLAKKLTEVSFAEKVFFANSGAEANEAALKLARRYAADVYGAQKSEIIAFKQGFHGRTFFTVTVGGQEAYSDGFGPKPGDVTHLPYNDIEALQAHISDRTCAIMMEPLQGEGGIVSPNPEFVQAVRELCDKHNALLIFDEVQTGNGRTGDFYAYQGIGVTPDILSTAKSLGGGFPIGAMLTTTKLAQHMKVGVHGSTYGGNPLACAVAEAVVDIVSQPETLAGVKQREALLRAGLEKINAKYNLFKEIRGKGLLLGAALNDEWQGRARDVLVAAGQQGLMLLVAGASVVRMTPSLVITEQEIEQGLARLDKAIATLV, from the coding sequence ATGACAGTGGAAAATAAAGTAGATCGTGGTTTGTTTGATGAGGTGATGGTGCCTTGTTATAACCCGATGGAGTTCATCCCGGTTAAGGGCGAAGGTTCACGTGTTTGGGATCAGCAGGGTAAAGAGTACATCGACTTTGCCGGCGGTATCGCAGTGAGCTGTTTGGGGCACTGTCATCCGGCTATGGTGAAAGCGCTGACTGAACAGGGCAACAAAATCTGGCACCTCAGCAACGTGATGACCAATGAGCCTGCGCTGCGTCTGGCAAAAAAACTGACCGAGGTCAGCTTTGCGGAAAAAGTATTCTTTGCTAACTCTGGCGCAGAAGCGAACGAGGCGGCCCTGAAGCTGGCCCGTCGTTATGCGGCAGATGTGTATGGTGCGCAAAAATCGGAAATCATCGCATTTAAACAGGGTTTCCACGGCCGTACTTTCTTTACTGTCACCGTGGGCGGCCAGGAAGCATACTCGGACGGCTTTGGTCCAAAACCGGGCGATGTGACGCACCTGCCTTATAACGATATCGAAGCGCTGCAGGCACACATCTCTGATCGCACCTGTGCCATCATGATGGAGCCGCTGCAGGGCGAAGGCGGCATCGTGTCGCCGAACCCTGAATTTGTCCAGGCGGTGCGTGAGCTGTGTGATAAACACAACGCCCTGCTGATTTTTGATGAAGTACAGACCGGTAACGGCCGTACCGGTGATTTCTATGCTTATCAGGGCATTGGCGTGACTCCGGATATTCTCAGCACCGCCAAATCACTGGGCGGCGGTTTCCCAATCGGCGCCATGCTGACCACGACTAAATTGGCGCAGCACATGAAAGTGGGCGTACACGGCTCGACGTATGGTGGTAACCCGCTGGCTTGTGCTGTGGCAGAGGCGGTGGTGGATATCGTCAGCCAACCTGAGACGCTGGCGGGGGTTAAGCAGCGTGAAGCTCTGCTGCGTGCCGGACTGGAGAAAATCAACGCCAAATACAACCTGTTTAAAGAGATCCGTGGTAAAGGTCTGCTGCTGGGTGCGGCACTGAACGATGAGTGGCAAGGCCGCGCGCGTGATGTGTTGGTGGCGGCTGGTCAGCAAGGCCTGATGCTGCTGGTGGCAGGTGCGTCTGTGGTGCGTATGACACCATCACTGGTGATCACAGAGCAAGAAATTGAACAAGGCTTAGCACGACTGGATAAAGCGATTGCGACGCTAGTTTAA
- the astA gene encoding arginine N-succinyltransferase, with the protein MLVVRPIAMSDYDALHTCAVESGHGFTSLPVNQELLTNRITHSEYSFSKSNVTEPGDEGYLMVGFDSESGEVAGTTGIEAAVGWDMPCYSYHISTIVHSSPKLGVNNVVKLLTFGNNYTGCSEICTLYLRPAFRQGLNGRLMSKCRFLMMAEHPERFSQTIFAEMRGVSDEQGNSPFWQWLQEHFFSIDFTMADYLTGIGKKGFIADLMPKLPIYINLLSKEAQAVIGQVHEKTRPALALLEKEGFTCRNYVDIFDAGPSVECDLRNIESVRESVRAKVEVAAHSSSQTFLMCNSSFEQFRATAAKAAHNRENGTVIIAPDVALALQVETGDWVRILAQ; encoded by the coding sequence ATGCTTGTTGTTCGCCCCATTGCAATGTCTGATTATGACGCGCTGCATACCTGCGCGGTTGAATCGGGACATGGTTTCACCTCATTGCCGGTCAACCAGGAACTGTTGACCAACCGCATTACCCATTCCGAATACAGTTTTAGCAAATCCAATGTGACCGAGCCGGGAGACGAAGGCTACCTGATGGTTGGCTTTGACTCCGAAAGCGGTGAAGTGGCCGGTACCACCGGTATTGAAGCGGCGGTTGGCTGGGACATGCCCTGTTACTCTTATCACATCAGTACCATAGTGCATTCTTCACCTAAACTCGGCGTCAACAATGTGGTCAAGTTACTGACGTTTGGCAACAACTACACCGGTTGCTCCGAGATCTGCACCCTTTACCTGCGCCCGGCGTTTCGTCAGGGGCTGAACGGGCGTCTGATGTCGAAGTGCCGTTTTCTGATGATGGCAGAACACCCGGAGCGCTTTTCGCAAACCATATTCGCCGAAATGCGCGGCGTGTCGGACGAGCAGGGTAACTCGCCGTTCTGGCAGTGGCTGCAGGAACACTTTTTTTCGATTGATTTCACCATGGCGGATTATCTGACCGGGATTGGCAAAAAAGGCTTTATTGCCGATCTGATGCCCAAACTGCCGATCTACATCAACCTGCTGAGTAAAGAAGCGCAGGCCGTGATTGGTCAGGTGCATGAGAAAACCCGCCCGGCATTAGCCTTACTGGAAAAAGAGGGCTTTACCTGCCGCAACTATGTCGACATTTTTGATGCCGGTCCGTCGGTCGAGTGCGATTTACGCAATATCGAATCGGTGCGCGAGTCGGTGCGGGCTAAGGTTGAAGTGGCTGCGCACTCCAGTTCGCAGACGTTTTTGATGTGTAACAGCTCATTTGAACAGTTTCGTGCCACCGCAGCGAAAGCAGCGCATAACCGCGAAAACGGCACCGTCATTATTGCGCCGGACGTCGCTCTAGCGCTCCAGGTGGAAACCGGTGACTGGGTGCGGATTCTGGCCCAGTAG